In the Setaria italica strain Yugu1 chromosome VI, Setaria_italica_v2.0, whole genome shotgun sequence genome, one interval contains:
- the LOC101763152 gene encoding auxin-responsive protein IAA25, with product MKKSSSDALSLKLKQEQASAGGEMQGSLELRLGISSDNGGDDPWLGVGAHPWSLASRQEKATLEQAAHQRPPPPPQPVGWPPVGAFRKSLHLAGAKAAEEPSKAKPAVSGETASMFVKVNLEGCAVGRKVDLRAHRGYASLSRALQGMFHGFVLSDGHWRIAGREDDDDDDERRRRPELGKKGPTKNGKTYILLYEDNEGDRMLVGDVPWELFMASVKRLYIAQDSRNK from the exons ATGAAGAAGAGCTCTTCAGATGCACTAAGTCTGAAACTGAAACAGGAGCAGGCAAGCGCTGGAGGCGAGATGCAGGGAAGCCTTGAGCTCAGGCTCGGCATCTCCTCGGACAATGGCGGCGATGATCCATGGCTTGGTGTCGGAGCGCACccctggagcttggcctccaGGCAAGAGAAGGCGACCCTGGAGCAGGCAGCGCACcagcggcctcctcctcctccgcagcCGGTGGGATGGCCGCCGGTGGGCGCGTTCCGCAAGAGCCTGCACCTGGCCGGCGCGAAGGCCGCCGAGGAGCCGAGCAAGGCGAAGCCAGCTGTCTCCGGCGAGACGGCGAGCATGTTCGTGAAGGTGAACCTGGAGGGGTGCGCCGTCGGGAGGAAGGTGGACCTGCGGGCCCACCGCGGGTACGCGTCGCTGTCCCGCGCGCTGCAGGGCATGTTCCACGGCTTCGTGCTGTCGGATGGCCACTGGAGGATCGCAGGCagagaagacgacgacgatgacgatgagcggcggcggcggccggagttggggaagaaGGGGCCCACCAAGAACGGGAAGACGTACATCCTGCTGTACGAGGACAACGAGGGCGACCGGATGCTCGTCGGCGACGTGCCATGGGA GCTGTTCATGGCTTCGGTGAAGAGGCTCTACATCGCACAAGACTCAAGGAACAAGTAG
- the LOC101762745 gene encoding bromodomain-containing factor 2: MKRKRGRKPAGKKAAPASAAAESPSPDTPSSPSTEATNSTPDQAEEDSAPPATQAPVPAPEPPQPAAVVAPPPHSEPPQKPAAAAAPVNPPVDIPYAKPKVGAVYGRVKLKFKSSKVVDPPPPQQQGSSGAQAPAADAAKSETATVPEVAKEAEAEKAAILTDKQQADGQGSETSDADKEKVVRRVGGIKIKSVGLASIGNNTPDRKADPVDEPPPSKQEAVSENKGTEETVEPRSSQELEEKQSTPERQRDEKELSAALEAIKKVMKMDAAEPFNIPVDPVALGIPDYFDIIDTPMDFGTICKNLERGDKYMNSEDVYKDVQFIWDNCTKYNSKGDYIIELMKRVKKGFMKNWLAAGLYSDVPDSGGNDNTGDEDAKGHSKSKSKNKRRRPGNDRHKSDCICAVCQVTRRKKERDEILAVVDNETAAMDSNTSDQHDMEGNSGANHPGSHDTSSSHEQPPRTDVYKETVEADDSGIRMEDVGKFSSDRPSSLPHPDYDDEGSRQHFEGKEQVEYRDMNSNGEHTSTQPNEYSDVENHQHKAQIETSQEVEMEEDYPMLQLNPAFQQLCASLFPSNPSSTFGVRHSLFRPRRRAPMKESPLHAAMAELMKRR, translated from the exons ATGAAGCGCAAGCGCGGCCGCAAGCCAGCGGGGAAGAAAGCCGCTCCGGCGTCCGCCGCGGCGGAGTCCCCCTCGCCGGACACCCCGTCCAGCCCCAGCACGGAGGCGACCAACAGCACGCCAGATCAGGCGGAGGAGGATAGCGCCCCGCCTGCCACCCAAGCACCGGTACCAGCGCCTGAACCACCACAACCAGCGGCAGTAGTAGCACCTCCTCCACATTCTGAGCCACCGCagaagcccgccgccgccgccgccccagttAATCCTCCGGTGGACATACCGTACGCCAAGCCCAAAGTGGGCGCCGTGTACGGCCGCGTGAAGCTCAAGTTCAAGTCGTCCAAGGTGGTAGACCCACCGCCCCCGCAGCAGCAGGGTTCTTCGGGAGCTCAGGCGCCGGCCGCTGACGCTGCGAAATCTGAAACCGCAACCGTCCCCGAGGTAGCCAAAGAGGCTGAAGCGGAGAAGGCTGCTATCCTTACAGACAAGCAGCAAGCGGACGGGCAGGGATCGGAGACGAGTGATGCGGACAAGGAAAAGGTGGTGAGGAGAGTGGGAGGCATCAAGATCAAGTCGGTGGGGTTAGCTTCTATAGGGAACAACACCCCGGATAGGAAAGCTGATCCGGTGGATGAGCCTCCTCCGAGCAAGCAGGAAGCTGTTTCGGAGAACAAAGGAACTGAGGAGACGGTGGAGCCGAGGAGCTCGCAGGAGTTGGAGGAAAAGCAGTCTACACCAGAGCGTCAGCGTGATGAGAAAGAGCTGTCTGCTGCACTTGAA GCTATTAAGAAAGTCATGAAGATGGACGCTGCTGAGCCGTTCAACATTCCAGTGGATCCTGTTGCACTAGGAATACCT GATTACTTTGATATTATTGATACTCCTATGGATTTTGGCACAATATGTAAAAATTTGGAACGTGGTGACAAGTATATGAATTCAGAGGATGTATATAAGGACGTGCAATTCATATGGGATAACTGTACCAAGTACAACAGTAAAGGTGATTACATAATCGAGCTTATGAAACGGGTCAAGAAAGGCTTCATGAAAAATTGGTTGGCAGCAGGCTTGTATTCTGATGTGCCAGACAGCG GTGGCAATGACAATACTGGAGATGAGGATGCCAAAGGCCACTCAAAAAGCAAGTCTAAGAACAAAAGGCGACGGCCAGG GAATGATCGCCACAAAAGTGACTGCATATGTGCGGTTTGTCAAGTTACACGGCGTAAGAAGGAAAGGGATGAAATATTGGCTGTTGTAGATAATGAAACTGCTGCGATGGATAGTAACACTTCTGACCAGCATGACATGGAG GGAAACTCTGGTGCTAATCATCCTGGCAGTCATGATACTTCCTCTAGCCATGAGCAACCACCAAGGACTGATGTGTACAAAGAGACAGTGGAAGCAGATGATTCTGGGATTCGGATGGAAGATGTTGGAAAATTCTCCAGTGATCGGCCATCTAGTTTGCCGCATCCTGACTATGATGATGAGGGTTCTAGACAACATTTTGAGGGAAAAGAACAGGTTGAGTATAGAGATATGAACAGTAATGGAGAGCATACTTCCACTCAGCCTAATGAGTACTCTGATGTTGAGAATCACCAACATAAG GCACAGATAGAGACCAGCCaagaggttgagatggaggaGGATTATCCCATGCTGCAGCTGAACCCTGCATTCCAGCAACTTTGTGCGAGCCTCTTCCCCAGCAACCCGAGCTCCACTTTCGGGGTCCGCCATTCACTGTTCCGTCCCCGGCGCCGAGCTCCAATGAAGGAGAGCCCCCTGCATGCAGCCATGGCAGAGTTAATGAAGCGTCGTTAG
- the LOC101762342 gene encoding serine/threonine-protein kinase-like protein CCR4, whose translation MPMSRYARAGHRSAFPFLLVTRRPTTSLVPLPLIFFLLAGALGVCSASRQFSTVAISHAPNATLVCALVTANTNGGDAAATGGSSSKLHCTSLPDGQQFEYPSADIPYNAIAAGTDFLCGLMAPAGGHAAMRWWSFSEEATFNRSRPIGRRLYWGPSLRSLNAGGAHVCGLSDDHDPTCWEWKDLTLPKGLDFSRIALGKDFLCGIPKRDNTSMTCYGGMKAPSLAMPTPAAFRTVAAGPRHACAVDAEGGFACWGDGVPVVPPAELPASMSAIALGNDTTCILDGRGIARCWGGAPVPAQYRSTEFVAIEADGDAVCGITKYNYSVLCWGKSDRFGGGRLVYNATMPGACAPQRTCTCGIIPGTGALCGNGGGEGAAELAVCQPCPLKLNASRIVIANGMSKPAAAPGDDDEARKKKTLAVALGVAGAGAAVLAVAGAAFYLVALRKRERKKTLRLGESSSRRLCRDVEAMVMPAPQVSPLRPARPLGCEEFTLRDLSRLTGGFAEEKKIGSGSFGSVYRAKLPDGREVAIKRAERGAGGTGRRRRRFDAERAFRAELRLLSRVNHRNLVQLLGFCEERGERILVFEFMPHGALHDHLHGGATDGSPLFASWEARLRVALDAARGVEYLHCYAVPPIIHRDVKPSNILLDGDWTAKVSDFGLSLASGGAAAAAVASSSTTAGTVGYIDPEYYRLQELTERSDVYSFGVVLLELVTGRKAIHRTSQDGSGSPRNVIEFAVPAVETGSIARILDDRVPPPRGHEVEAVARVAKIASECVRPRGRARPVMSEVVAELEWAVTLCEESVVAAAGGAAGSRHGGSDLSRSRSRSESDDPSPFHTRELGSGFGFSHGPSRPGSHGRSHSTM comes from the coding sequence ATGCCAATGTCTCGCTATGCCCGTGCCGGCCACCGCTCtgccttccccttcctccttgTGACACGAAGGCCGACGACGAGCCTTGTTCCTCTCcccctcatcttcttcctcctcgccggcgccctcggCGTGTGCTCGGCGTCGCGGCAGTTCTCGACGGTGGCCATCTCCCACGCGCCCAACGCCACCCTCGTCTGCGCGCTCGTCACCGCCAACACTAACGGCGGCGATGCGGCGGCCACGGGAGGGTCCAGCTCCAAGCTGCACTGCACCTCGCTCCCGGACGGCCAGCAGTTCGAGTACCCCTCCGCCGACATCCCCTAcaacgccatcgccgccggcaccgACTTCCTCTGCGGCCTCAtggcccccgccggcggccacgccgcCATGCGCTGGTGGTCCTTCTCCGAGGAGGCCACCTTCAACCGCTCCCGCCCCATCGGCCGCCGCCTCTACTGGGGCCCCTCGCTCCGCTCCCTcaacgccggcggcgcccacgtCTGCGGCCTCTCCGACGACCACGACCCCACCTGCTGGGAGTGGAAGGACTTAACGCTCCCCAAGGGCCTCGACTTCTCACGCATCGCGCTCGGCAAGGACTTCCTCTGCGGCATCCCCAAACGCGACAACACCAGCATGACCTGCTACGGCGGCATGAAGGCGCCGTCGTTGGCGatgccgacgccggcggccttcaggaccgtcgccgccggcccccgccacgCGTGCGCCGTCGACGCGGAGGGcgggtttgcctgctggggcgATGGCGTTCCCGTGGTGCCGCCCGCCGAGCTGCCGGCGAGCATGTCAGCTATAGCGCTCGGCAACGACACCACCTGCATCCTCGACGGCCGCGGGATCGCGCGGTGCTGGGGCGgcgcgccggtgccggcgcagTACCGGAGCACGGAGTTCGTGGCGATcgaggccgacggcgacgccgtcTGCGGCATCACCAAGTACAACTACTCCGTCCTGTGTTGGGGGAAGAGCGACcgcttcggcggcggccggctcgTCTACAACGCCACCATGCCCGGCGCCTGCGCGCCCCAGCGGACCTGCACCTGCGGCATCATCCCGGGGACGGGGGCGCTCTGCGGCAAcggtggcggcgagggcgccgccgagctcgccgtCTGCCAGCCGTGCCCGCTAAAGCTCAACGCGTCGAGGATCGTGATCGCCAACGGGATGagcaagccggcggcggcgccgggggacgacgatgaagcaaggaagaagaagacactgGCGGTCGCGCTCGgcgtggccggcgccggcgccgcggtgcTCGCAGTGGCCGGAGCGGCGTTCTACCTCGTGGCGCTCaggaagagggagaggaagaagacgctgcggctcggggagtcgtcgtCGCGGCGGCTGTGCCGTGACGTGGAGGCGATGGTGATGCCGGCGCCGCAGGTGTCGCCGctgcggccggcgcggccgctggGGTGCGAGGAGTTCACGCTCCGGGACCTGTCGCGCCTCACCGGCGGCTTCgcggaggagaagaagataGGGAGCGGCAGCTTCGGGTCGGTGTACCGCGCCAAGCTCCCCGACGGGCGCGAGGTCGCCATCAAGCGCGCCGagcgtggcgccggcggcaccgggcggcggcggcggcggttcgaCGCGGAGCGCGCGTTCCGAGCGGAGCTCCGGCTGCTGTCGCGCGTAAACCACCGGAACCTGGTGCAGCTGCTGGGCTTCtgcgaggagcgcggcgagcgcaTCCTGGTATTCGAGTTCATGCCCCACGGCGCGCTCCACGACCACCTCCACGGCGGCGCCACCGACGGATCGCCGCTGTTCGCatcgtgggaggcgcggctccGGGTGGCGCtggacgcggcgcgcggcgtggaGTACCTGCATTGCTACGCCGTGCCGCCCATCATCCACCGCGATGTGAAGCCGtccaacatcctcctcgacggcGACTGGACGGCCAAGGTCTCCGACTTCGGCCTCTCCctcgccagcggcggcgcggcggcggccgccgtcgcctcgtcctccaccaccgccggcacCGTCGGGTACATCGACCCGGAGTACTACCGGCTGCAGGAGCTCACCGAGCggagcgacgtgtacagcttcggcgtcgtgCTGCTTGAGCTCGTCACCGGCCGGAAGGCCATCCACCGGACCAGCCAGGACGGCAGCGGGTCCCCCCGGAACGTGATCGAGTTCGCCGTGCCGGCGGTGGAGACGGGGAGCATCGCCAGGATCCTCGACGACCGCGTGCCCCCGCCGCGCGGCcacgaggtggaggcggtggcgcgggtGGCCAAGATCGCCTCGGAGTGCGTGCGGCCGCGCGGGCGGGCACGGCCGGTCATGTCGGAGGTCGTCGCGGAGCTCGAGTGGGCCGTCACGCTCTGCGAGGagtccgtcgtcgccgccgccggcggcgccgctggtTCCCGGCACGGCGGCTCCGACCTGTCGCGGTCGCGGTCGCGCTCCGAGTCCGATGATCCGAGCCCGTTCCACACGCGCGAACTCGGCTCCGGGTTCGGCTTCAGCCACGGCCCGAGCCGACCGGGCAGCCATGGCAGGTCTCACTCGACAATGTaa